The window CTCCCAGAGCTCCGAGGGTTTCATCGAGGTCGATCCTTTCAAGTTCAACATCAACGTATACATTCTTTCCAGGGAGCTTGCGTTTTCCAGTTACCGTCATGTTACGGACAACACTCGGGGCTCCGAAAAGGAAGGAATCATAGTCCTGGGAAGCAACACAATCTGCATCCTTTTTAATAACCATATGAGCAGCCTGCGCCTCTCCTTCACAGGGGGCCTGTGTCCAGGGAATGCCCATTATTCCAAGGAGGTATTTGGAATCTTCAACAATGGCCTGGTCAACCTTTGAAGACGCCTGAGCATACTTATGAGCGGCTTCAATATCCCCTTCTGCCTTTGCATTTTCCCATTTTTCCAGTGAAGTCTCCCTTACTTCTTTTCTTCGGCTCAGGGTTTCGGATTTAAGGTCAGGGGGTTTGCCATCAAAAACGAATACAGGTTTGATTCCGGCTTCAATCAGGCTTGCTGTCCTGTAGAGCAGGCCGGAGAGATGCGAGGTCACTTTCCCGCTTGAATTAACCAGAGGACTTCCGTCCCTCTGGCGGATAATGCTCAAAAACTGGTGAAGGGTGTTAAATGCATCAATTGCAACCACCCGGTTTGAGAGGTCAGTAAGCTCTATTTTTCTTTTCTGAAGCAGATCTCCTATATCCGTGCCCATATTTTTTCCTCTGGTGTATAAAACTCTTTTTTAGCCTCAGGCTTCTTTACTTTTACTCTATGGTTTTAATTCTTTTACTGCTTCCGGGCAGTTACTATCCTCAGGCGGGTTTAATCCGAGGATACCTGTTGCTCCCGGCATCTCGTTCTCAGTATCTCTACTTACTGGACAATAGGCTTTATGTATACTGAAGTTTTTGCTTGTTGCCAGATTAACGGCCTTTTGAGATAGAGGAAAATTAAAAAAGGGATTTTCAGGAAATTATTCCAGGATAATCTCTGCAGGTTCGCTCATATTGAAGTTCAGGCGGTAATCTTCTGCATAGAGTGCGGTATAATAGGTCCCTTCAGGCAGAAAGTCATAGACAAAAGCTGTATTTTCATCCATCTTAAGCCTGCCAAGTGCTGTCCAGTCTTTAATGCCGGATTCTCCATAGACAGGTGCGTATGCAGTGATGATATCCCCGGATTCCGGTTCAAGCACTTCTTTTGAAAACAGGATGTTTCCATCATCCAGGGTTTCGTAGGGATTCATGTAAGCTTTTACAGTCCCATTGAGAGGGTCCAGGTAAAGCTGGGCAAGACAGGATCTGGACTCTCCATCTCTTTGAAGTCCCAGTTCGGTAGTAAGTATCCTGTTCCTATTCTCGCTTTCTCCTTCACAGGCTGCATAAATAAGAGAGTTTGCACCCGTGTCAGAGTCCTTTATAAAGATCCATTTCCCTCCCCAGGCAGGAAGGCTGTAGTTTGTGCCCCCTGCGCAGGCAAGAGGCATTCTTCCTATGAGGACCGGTCCTTCCGAAGAGGTAATAAAGTAAACCTGGTCTACCGAAGCCAGCCCTGAATTGTCTTCTACTGAAAAGGAATCTCCGGATTTTGAGATGGCGGGTTCTGTAAGGTCTGCACAGGTTCTCACAGAATAGTCATCAAGGAATTCGGACCATACTTTTGAAATGGAAACCCTGTCGTAATATGTAGAGTAGTTATCCGGAGTCTGGGGAGAATATACGGATACTCCGTATGCTTCAGGCATTGTTCCGTCCTGCCTTGAGTAAATAATAAAATCGTCAAGCGATTTAATGAGCGCTTCAGACTTGCCTGTAAGTTCCGGCATTTCCTCTCCTATTCTCAGGGCAAAACTCTTCAGGTCCATTGAGATTTCAGAGCCTTTCTTTGGTTCTACCCCGAATTTCCGGGCTTTCGTAAGAGATGCCCCAAGCCCACAATACCCTTTTGGGTTTGAGACGCTTGTACCCATATCCTCTGCAAGCCCATCTACATTCCGCAGCACTTCATCGGTTTTGGAGAGGTCAAGAAGAGAAAGGGCTCTGGGAGGCA is drawn from Methanosarcina lacustris Z-7289 and contains these coding sequences:
- a CDS encoding clostripain-related cysteine peptidase, which produces MKIPESRFTIIVFIIALFLLLSSGCLKEGTDYSGRPETDFPKQQLSTVVAVYVVGSDLESSNKYASKDILEIIDGASMLNGEDTEILLAYGGAAAEGWEGMTIAALEDLRKDGEDEVIGNEGIHRKTYPHANMGDAAGLETFLSYIRENYESERVLLIFWDHGDAYRGVCFDENHGYDRLELPELSNALETSGLHFDLIGFDACLMSTLELARAVEPSADYMLASESIEPTHGWDYVAFIGHVSKNPNASTEEIGRVIIDSYLENPSHVPPRALSLLDLSKTDEVLRNVDGLAEDMGTSVSNPKGYCGLGASLTKARKFGVEPKKGSEISMDLKSFALRIGEEMPELTGKSEALIKSLDDFIIYSRQDGTMPEAYGVSVYSPQTPDNYSTYYDRVSISKVWSEFLDDYSVRTCADLTEPAISKSGDSFSVEDNSGLASVDQVYFITSSEGPVLIGRMPLACAGGTNYSLPAWGGKWIFIKDSDTGANSLIYAACEGESENRNRILTTELGLQRDGESRSCLAQLYLDPLNGTVKAYMNPYETLDDGNILFSKEVLEPESGDIITAYAPVYGESGIKDWTALGRLKMDENTAFVYDFLPEGTYYTALYAEDYRLNFNMSEPAEIILE
- the fen gene encoding flap endonuclease-1, translated to MGTDIGDLLQKRKIELTDLSNRVVAIDAFNTLHQFLSIIRQRDGSPLVNSSGKVTSHLSGLLYRTASLIEAGIKPVFVFDGKPPDLKSETLSRRKEVRETSLEKWENAKAEGDIEAAHKYAQASSKVDQAIVEDSKYLLGIMGIPWTQAPCEGEAQAAHMVIKKDADCVASQDYDSFLFGAPSVVRNMTVTGKRKLPGKNVYVDVELERIDLDETLGALGVNLDQLIDIAICVGTDYNKGLEKVGPKTALKLIKKHGDIHAVLREKGVEIEGLDNIKELFTHPDVTDDYEIKWGKPDSEKLINFLCEENGFSVDRMEKAVERLKAASGARQKTLDQWF